A part of Aegilops tauschii subsp. strangulata cultivar AL8/78 chromosome 2, Aet v6.0, whole genome shotgun sequence genomic DNA contains:
- the LOC109768464 gene encoding uncharacterized protein translates to MSSNASTYSNPFVVDPTEIRDINVHARVPVTLDASNSTYFAWKTYFTLLFRENNLVDHVDGTVDSRTMVDDAEWTAIDATIIRWFFTTISKDLFHTVVSTGDDARVLWVKLNGLFTDNTLQRRVFLQQEFFDCHQDEQSIDDYCRRLKTLADELRDIGAKVDDDLLLSTLTAGLNEDFGNAASNLTLMPEPSFPKFVAYLRLEERRMKGVKKPVQHHALAAGTSRGTPPPTAPPAPRQQPPPPAPPGYFPLPPAPPAPPAAGAAASSNRRRGAVSSSR, encoded by the coding sequence ATGTCTTCCAACGCCTCCACCTACTCCAACCCCTTCGTCGTCGACCCTACCGAGATCCGCGACATCAACGTCCATGCACGCGTCCCCGTGACCCTCGACGCCTCCAACTCCACGTACTTCGCGTGGAAGACGTACTTCACGCTGCTCTTCCGCGAGAACAATCTCGTGGATCACGTGGATGGCACCGTGGACTCCCGCACCATGGTGGACGACGCCGAGTGGACCGCGATCGATGCCACGATCATCCGGTGGTTCTTCACCACCATCTCCAAGGACTTGTTCCACACGGTTGTGAGCACCGGCGATGACGCCCGCGTCTTGTGGGTCAAGCTGAAcggcctcttcaccgacaacaCGCTTCAGCGCCGTGTTTTTTTGCAGCAGGAATTTTTTGACTGTCACCAGGATGAACAGTCCATTGATGACTACTGCCGCCGCCTGAAGACGTTGGCGGACGAGCTCCGAGACATTGGAGCCAAGGTGGACGACGACCTCCTCCTCAGCACGCTCACCGCCGGCCTCAACGAGGACTTCGGCAACGCCGCCTCTAACCTCACCTTGATGCCGGAGCCCTCCTTCCCCAAGTTTGTGGCGTACTTGAGGTTGGAGGAGCGCCGGATGAAGGGGGTCAAGAAGCCTGTGCAGCACCACGCCCTCGCCGCAGGCACCTCCCGCGGCACCCCTCCACCGACCGCCCCACCCGCGCCGCGCCAGCAGCCGCCGCCACCAGCGCCTCCGGGGTACTTCCCCCtcccgcccgcgcctcccgcccCTCCCGCCGCGGGGGCGGCCGCAAGCAGCAACAGGCGCCGGGGGGCCGTCAGCAGCAGCAGGTGA
- the LOC109768460 gene encoding zinc finger protein 36-like produces the protein MMKMTHDDYVHLCLMALASVATGGDQAQAAEGQWLHTVTAAAPAACELRFRCSVCGKAFPSHQALGGHKASHRKRAALVLPLQSVSPAEETVASSTSSGVGGHRCSVCHRSFATGQALGGHKRCHYWDGLSVSLTASASGSGSSVRDFDLNLTPVPEKAAAAGMRRWGEEEEVQSPLPFKKRRLSSPSLELNLILLD, from the coding sequence ATGATGAAGATGACGCACGACGACTACGTCCACCTCTGCCTCATGGCGCTCGCCTCCGTGGCCACCGGCGGCGACCAAGCACAGGCAGCGGAGGGGCAATGGCTGCATACCGTGACTGCGGCGGCGCCAGCAGCCTGCGAGCTCCGGTTCCGGTGCTCCGTATGCGGCAAGGCGTTCCCGTCCCACCAGGCGCTCGGCGGGCACAAGGCCAGCCACAGGAAACGGGCGGCGCTCGTGCTGCCGCTACAAAGCGTGTCGCCGGCGGAGGAGACGGTCGCATCGTCGACGTCGTCTGGCGTCGGCGGGCACAGGTGCTCCGTGTGCCACCGGAGCTTCGCGACGGGGCAGGCGCTCGGCGGACACAAGCGGTGCCATTACTGGGACGGGCTGTCGGTGTCGCTCACGGCGTCCGCGTCGGGCTCCGGGTCCAGCGTGAGGGATTTCGACCTCAACCTGACGCCGGTGCCGGAgaaggccgccgccgccggcatgCGAAGgtggggagaggaggaggaggtgcagAGCCCCTTGCCATTCAAGAAGCGGCGGCTGTCAAGTCCTTCCTTGGAGCTTAATTTAATACTCCTTGATTAA
- the LOC141040707 gene encoding putative disease resistance RPP13-like protein 2 gives MVTGSIDSVLAKLSSTKLKKNHPKMMEVLCQGVVNLKKGFDKLGRGRVMDRHALLWTKFARDLVFDIEEWIDEPKATYFSEREMTALFKSRIRNVLEQFTWCDLLSPTEDRFKIIDDLHKDLESLKKDLPYKFGPPEKLIQDYKAKIRETREVLKHSTDKLSTASVDCPLIYEEKTRDLIALKEPSSKLLMHLTATQARLKMVSIVGMEGLGKTTLAKEVYAKLQCKFECQAFVTLG, from the exons ATGGTGACAGGATCAATCGACTCCGTGCTCGCCAAGCTCAGCTCCACAAAACTGAAGAAGAATCATCCCAAGATGATGGAGGTGTTATGTCAAGGCGTGGTGAACCTAAAGAAGGGTTTCGACAAGCTTGGCCGGGGGCGGGTGATGGATCGGCATGCCCTATTGTGGACGAAGTTTGCCAGGGACTTGGTCTTTGACATCGAAGAGTGGATCGACGAGCCAAAGGCCACATATTTCTCGGAGAGAGAGATGACTGCTTTGTTCAAGTCCCGGATCCGCAATGTGCTTGAGCAGTTCACGTGGTGCGACCTTCTCAGTCCAACTGAAGATCGCTTCAAGATCATTGATGATTTACATAAAGATCTGGAGAGCCTTAAAAAGGATCTCCCATATAAGTTTGGGCCACCG GAAAAACTAATCCAGGACTACAAGGCCAAGATACGGGAAACGCGTGAGGTCTTGAAACATTCTACTGATAAGCTCAGTACAGCCTCCGTTGATTGTCCATTGATTTATGAGGAGAAAACCCGTGACCTCATTGCTCTGAAAGAACCAAGTAGTAAGCTTCTCATGCATCTGACTGCCACACAGGCGAGGCTAAAGATGGTATCTATCGTCGGAATGGAAGGCCTTGGCAAGACTACTCTTGCCAAGGAGGTATATGCAAAGCTTCAATGCAAGTTCGAGTGCCAAGCTTTCGTCACTCTTGGCTGA